Part of the Stegostoma tigrinum isolate sSteTig4 chromosome 43, sSteTig4.hap1, whole genome shotgun sequence genome, agccgtggggaattacccatagtgcccagggatgtgagagtcagggtgggttagccatgggaaattacccatagtgcccagggatgtgcgggttagggtggattggccgtgctaaattacccatagtgcccagggatgggcgggttagccgtggggaattacccatagtgcccagggatgtgcgggttagggtgggttagccgtggggaattacccatagtgcccagggatgtgcgggttagggtgggttagccgtggggaattacccatagtgcccagggatgtgggggttagggtgggttagccgtggggaattacccatagtgcacagggatgtgcgggtgagagtgggttagccgtggggaattacccatagtgcacagggatgtgcgggttagggtgggttagccgtggggaattacccatagtgcacagggatgtgcgggtcagggtgggttagccgtggggaattacccatagtgcacagggatgtgggggttagggtgggttagccgtggggaatgtggggttacagggatagggtaggtagGGTCGGGTAGTgcgggtgggtggtggtggttggtggCTGGTGGCTGGGATTCTGTCTGGAGCGTTGGTGCGGACccgaagggctgaacggcctgcatCTGCCCCACAGGCGCTCGGTTTGCGGCACCGCGGTGGGAACGgaagggagagggaaaggagctgcGCAAGCCTCGGCAGGGAATCTCCggagacggggggtggggggggggggcgcggaagtGCGGACGCTGGAGAAGCTGAGACCGCGGGCTGTGGGGGCTGGACCAAGGAGAGCTGGCGCTTCGGGCCTGGAGCCGCTTTGCCCCGAAACATTGGCTTTGCGGGCTCCTCCAATGCTGTAATTTGTCATATCTGTAATTTCAGGGACTCGGGAGGGAAGGAGTCGCAGACGGGACGTGCTGGCTCGCTGAAGCCCGCTGCCCGAGGAGGCGCCAAGCCGTGGAAGTGCCCGGACTGCGGCAAAGGCTTCAAGGCGCCCTCCGAGCTGGAGAGGCACCGGCACAGCCACACCGGCGAGCGGCCGTATGCCTGCGCCGAGTGTGGCAGGGCCTTCGCCGTCTCCTCCTCACTCCGCAAGCACCAGCGGGTCCACAGCGACCGGAGGGACTTCGCGTGCCCCGAGTGCGGCGGGCGCTTCAAGAGCCCGGACGTGCTACGGCAACACCGGAGCGTCCACACCGGCGAGATGCCTTACGGCTGCCCGGCCTGCCCCAAGGCTTTCCGCACGGCCTCCCAGCTGCGGACGCACCGCACGGTCCACTCAGACGAGCGGCCGTACCCCTGCCCGGATTGCGAGAAGCGCTACAAGAGACCCGAGGAGCTCCGGCGCCACCGGCGCGTCCACACCGGTGAGCGGCCGTACCCATGCGGCCAGTGCGGGGCCAGCTTCCGCCGCTCCGCCGACCTGCTGCAGCACCAGCGGACCCACACCGGCGAGCGGCCGTACGCCTGTGCCGAGTGCGGCAGGGCCTTCGCGCAGGCCGCACACCTGAGGAGCCACCGGCGGGTCCACTCCCAGGAGAGGCCCTTCCCATGCCCGCTTTGCGCCAAGCGCTTCAAGAGCCGGCAGGAGCTGGCCTGCCACCGGCGGGTGCACGCCGACCTGCGGCCCCACCGGTGCGCCGAGTGCGGGGCCGGTTTCAGGCAGTCGGGCGACCTGGCCCGGCACCGGCGCAcccacaccggggagaggccgttcgcCTGCCCCACCTGCGAGAGAAGCTTCGCTTTCCTGGCCAACTACATGAGGCATCAGCGGCTCCACCCGTAGGTTCGTGCCAAtaccctcctcccttcccccctcccccctcagacccctccccctcctcggctcccagcccttcctccccctcatctcctcctcttcctcccccttgtcccctccctcccctacCCTTCCCctcgtccccctccccccttcccctcatCTCCCTCCCCCTTGTCCCCTCCCCAGTTTTTCCTGTTCCCCATCCACCCCCTCGGCCCCTTCCACCTCCTTCCCCGTGCCCCCTCCCCGCTCgtgtccccttccccctcctccccatGTTTCCCCAGTTCCTCCTTCCTCTCCCTCATTCACCCCgtccctccttcctcccccccgtccctccttcctccccccccgtccctccttcctccccccccgtccctccttcctccccccccgtccctccttcctccccccccgtccctccttcctccccccccgtccctccttcctccccccccgtccctccttcctcccccccgtccctccttcctcccccccgtccctccttcctcccccccgtccctccttcCTACCCCCCGTCCCTCCTTCCTACCCCCgtccctccttcctccccccccgtccctccttcctcccccccgtccctccttcctccccccccgtccctccttcctcacccccgtccctccttcctcccccccgtccctccttcctcccccccccgtccctccttcctccccccccgtccctccttcctcccaccccgtccctccttcctcccccccgtccctccttcctccccccccgtccctccttcctcccccccgtccctctttcctcccccccgtccctccttcctcccccccgtccctccttcctcccccccgtccctccttcCTCCCCCGTTCCTCCTTCCTCCCCCCGTTCCTCCTTTCTCCCTGCGTTCCTCCTTCCCCCATTCCCCCCTTGTTATCCCCCtgttccctctcatccttcctgtTCCCCCATTCGCCtctccctgttcccctcccttgAATAGAATCCTAccacagtgcggaaacagaccattcCGCCCATCACGTTTGTGTTTATCCTACACCCCCCCCCCTTCTGTTCCCGTGGACTGGACGCTACGGTGCATTCAGGCCAACCTGCACGTCCTTGGACTTGGGGTTGGGGGGCGGTGTGGAGAGAgcagaggaaaccctcgcagatattgggggaggggacagaatgtgcaaactccacacgggaCCGGTGGCCCGAGGATGGGTTCGAACCCAGGACCCGGGCGCCGTGAGGCTAACCGctgagctgccacccaggtagtTTGGTCCTATAGCGGTCTCACACCCCTGTTACTCAGGATCCCCCCCACAACCCCTGCCTTTCCCGCATCCCGACAGTCAGCATgggtagctcagtggtcagcactgctgcctcacagtgccagggacccaggttcaatcccacactCGGGGGGACactctgtgtgcagtttgcacattcgtTCCCCACCCCATCACCTTGTgtcttccttccacagtccaaagatgtgtaagagTGTCCGAGCTAAATTGCCCTGTTGTGTCCAGGGGTGCGTAGATTCGGTGGGTTACAGGGGGCGATGGGTCTGGCTGGGCCATTCCgacgtggactggttgggctgaagggcctggttgGACAATGTAGGGTCTTTGATTTCTACGACCCTCCTGTTTAATACAACTGAAACCCACTCAGAAGCGGCCTTGAAGTAAAGATGAGCAACTCACCTCTAAGAAGAGGAAGGAAGGGGGAGTTCTGTAAAACGTGGACCGAGAACTCGGTGATTTCTCCCCTGAGGTGAGGCTGTTTGAGGCCATTACTGTTTGGATGTTGTATGAATTTATTCCGAAATAAACTCGCCATTTTGATAACATCGGGCCCTGCTCCCTGCTGTAATTAACACTCACGTTCAAAGgtgatgtgaggggcaagttggGAGGTATCTGGAACACTCTGCTAGCGGGGTGGGTGGTGTACGTAGACGCGACAGGGGCTTTTAGCTGAGCAACAAATAGAAGGATGTGgacaatggcaggcagaagggattagtttaatctgaAGAATATGGTAAACAAGAGAATGTCTGAGGAtgaagggagtccaaaactggacagCATAGGTTTGatatgagaggggagagatttaaaagggatgtgaggggcagctttttcacacagagggtggtgcatgtatggaaggagctgccagaggaagtggtggaggctggtacaattacaacatttaaaaggcatctggacgggtataggaatgggaagggtttagagggatatgggccaaatgctggcaagtgacTCTAGATCTGGGCTATCcggactgaagggtatgtttctgagctgtatgatgCTTTGACTTTGATTTGAGAGATTCTGGGCGCGTTACCCATTCGCTGGATCCCAAAGCTGGGGTAGAAAGTGAGGTTTAGCTGCGTGAGTAACCGAAGTACTGACGGTGAAACAAGTGAGTGTCCCGAAACGGAACAGTGAATGACAGAGGCCGAATGCTCTCCTCTTCCACCGAAGGAAAAATGGACAAGCACACATTGTGACTCTGCAAAAGCTGATTTATTCAACACCCATCCAGGAATATTAAACTCCAGCCTGGTTAACGGGGATCAGCGACATTAGCACTCACCGGGGTCTCAGCAGGATTGAGGGAATCCCTCTGCCAAAACACGGAGGGTGAGTGGCTTCTCCCCACAGCGAGGGGGCCTCAGCTTCCCGCCCGGAGCCCACATCCGCCCTCGGGCGGCATGTTCGACCGCTACTTGACGGTGTGAGCGCGCTGATGCGAAGTGAGGGTACTCAACCGAGTCAGTCCCTTCCCGCACACGgggcaggtgaacggcctctccccggtgtgaacccgctggtgccTCAGCAGGGTGGAGGACTGGATGAAGCCCTTCCCGCACACCGAGCAGGTGAAGGGCTTCCTGCCCGTGTGCGTTTGCCGGTGCCTCATCAGGGTGGAGGACTGGGCGAAGCCCTTCCCGCACTCGGGGCAGGCgtacggcctctccccggtgtgagtCTGCTGGTGCTGCATCAGGTGGTTCCTCCTTTTGAAGGTCTTCTCGCACTCAAAACATTTAAGGGGCCTCCTGTTGGAGTGCGCCCGCTGGTGGGCCAGCAGATGTTGCAACTGAGCGAACCCTTTCCCGCACTCGGAG contains:
- the LOC132206753 gene encoding zinc finger protein 664-like, which codes for MAKRWKCGDCGKGFDYPSHLETHRRSHTGERPFICSECGKGFAQLQHLLAHQRAHSNRRPLKCFECEKTFKRRNHLMQHQQTHTGERPYACPECGKGFAQSSTLMRHRQTHTGRKPFTCSVCGKGFIQSSTLLRHQRVHTGERPFTCPVCGKGLTRLSTLTSHQRAHTVK